The DNA segment CATGAGCAAGCTAATAACGGACCTTGCCACATTCGAGAACAATTATCAGGCTTCGCTTATGGCCGTGGCCAAGATTATACAGCCAAGCCTGTTGAACTTTTTGCAATAGGCTCAATCAAGGATAGGATTTATGATTATTGACAGTGTCAGATTCGGTCGGTTGGAGATTCCCGACGACAAAGTCATCACCATGCAGCGACCAATTCTCGGTTTCGAACACCTTGCGCAGTTCTGTTTGATACAACGCGAGGAGATGGCCCCGTTTCATTGGCTCCATTCCACGAAAGATCCATCGGTCGCGTTTATCGTACTCAATCCGGCGATCTTTTTCGAGGATTATCGCATTGAGGTCAACCCGAAGGAAATCGCCGAGCTGGAGATCGATGACTTGAAGTCGGTCGAGACCTATGCAATCGTAACCGTGCCTGAAGACCCCAAAGAAACGTCCGTGAACCTTCAGGGTCCTATTCTGATCAACACCGAAAACGGTTTCGCCAAGCAACTGGTCTTGGTCAACTCGGACTACCGAGTGAAGCATCTGATTGCCGATGAGTTGGCATTCGATGATGTCGCGATCACCCCGGAACAGGAATTGGTCGAGATCTAGCGGCGACAGGCAGGGAACGGGACCGGCAGGACTCGCGCCGGTTTCGTGACGAAATGCCGGTACGATTCGCTCTCGCTCCGTCAGACTATGTCCAAAGCAAAAAAGAAAAAGGCTTCGGGTGCCAAGAAGAGACCGGCCGGTAAGCAACGGCGTACTATCGTTAAGGGTCAAGTCGGTAAACCTTTGGACAGTCTCCTGACAGCCGTCCGCACCCATCCCGACGACATTGCGGCTCGACTGGAACTGGCCGAGTATTACCTTAACAACAATCAAACTCAGAACATCGTGGCGGCGATTGAAGGTCTGCAAAAGTGGTATCCATTTGCCGATCGCAGACAGCGGGGAAGATACAATTTCCTGGCAGGTTTCGGTCATTTACATCACAAGAATCTGGTGGCAGCGGAGAAAGCGGGCCGGCGGGGGCTCAAGGAATTCCCACAGGCGCTGGACTTTGTTTATCTGCTGACCGAGGTGCATCTTTGCATGCGTGAGTATGACAATGCTATTGAGTACGCATCAATGTTCATTGAACAGTGCGAGAAGGCCGGGGGAGAGCTTTCAGGCGCTGATTATTGCACCAAGGCCGGCCAGGTAGCGTGCGTGTATGACTTCCTCGGGACTGCTTACAGAGAGACCGGGCAATCAGAACAGGCCGAAAAGAACTATCGCCGGGCCATAGAATCAGACGGCGGAGACCACTTGCCCTACCTGAACCTGGTCAGATTGCTCAAGGCCAAAGGAAACACCGAGAAAGCAGAAAGCATAGTCGATCAGGGGATGTCTGCTTGTCGGCAAGTGTTGGAGTTGCGCATGTTGAAATCGTCGTTCAGAAAACGGGCGACTATCTCCGCCTGTCTGATGGTCAAGAACGAGG comes from the Candidatus Zixiibacteriota bacterium genome and includes:
- the fliW gene encoding flagellar assembly protein FliW: MIIDSVRFGRLEIPDDKVITMQRPILGFEHLAQFCLIQREEMAPFHWLHSTKDPSVAFIVLNPAIFFEDYRIEVNPKEIAELEIDDLKSVETYAIVTVPEDPKETSVNLQGPILINTENGFAKQLVLVNSDYRVKHLIADELAFDDVAITPEQELVEI